In one Elephas maximus indicus isolate mEleMax1 chromosome 9, mEleMax1 primary haplotype, whole genome shotgun sequence genomic region, the following are encoded:
- the LOC126082423 gene encoding translation initiation factor IF-2-like: MVRAGSGKRPAPQVGAGPKPTNAGLKVSQTRNRANPPSHLRRFKRPRAAPPPRCPSAARPSWKGDPRLGPGGADPPQPAPPAWAADLGATAPRAAPRALWEGPAPEAAIAHLRARPASARGSGGTERPSGTPRADSLRHRPQTLAAEACFQIASSSRGRVSFRRPETRAPPPPRRTHVTAARSRAQPGRRERERQAPPLGEGGLRRKPPELQEGKRGGLKTRGPSVTGLGDTVPDN; encoded by the exons ATGGTCCGGGCCGGCTCG GGGAAGCGGCCGGCACCACAGGTGGGGGCGGGGCCCAAGCCCACGAACGCCGGCCTAAAAGTCTCTCAGACCCGAAACCGCGCCAACCCGCCCAGTCACTTAAGGCGCTTCAAACGCCCTCGGGCCGCCCCGCCCCCGCGCTGCCCCTCCGCCGCCCGGCCTAGCTGGAAAGGGGACCCGCGCCTGGGACCGGGGGGCGCAGACCCGCCACAGCCGGCCCCACCCGCCTGGGCCGCGGACCTGGGGGCGACGGCCCCGCGCGCCGCCCCGCGCGCGCTCTGGGAGGGCCCGGCCCCAGAGGCGGCGATCGCTCACCTGAGGGCCCGGCCGGCGTCGGCGCGCGGAAGCGGAGGCACAGAGCGTCCCAGCGGAACCCCACGGGCTGACAGCCTGCGCCACCGGCCTCAGACTCTCGCCGCCGAAGCGTGTTTTCAAATCGCCTCGTCTTCACGCGGCCGCGTCTCCTTCCGCCGCCCGGAAACTAGAGCCCCTCCCCCGCCGCGCCGCACTCACGTGACCGCAGCCCGCAGCCGCGCGCAGCCGGGGAGGCGGGAGCGGGAGCGGCAGGCCCCGCCCCTAGGAGAAGGGGGCCTGCGCCGGAAGCCCCCGGAGCTCCAGGAAGGAAAAAGAGGGGGTCTGAAAACCCGCGGACCGAGCGTGACCG